In one window of Kitasatospora sp. MMS16-BH015 DNA:
- a CDS encoding aldehyde dehydrogenase family protein translates to MELPQASLVTATGVRTAQELTADALRLAAVLRETGVRAGERVLLKTDNSPSMVTALLALMHLDVSIVLLDDRQTGVECARAATLTKAPWAVSREPETVAPHTRTLPIELGPEQSRQPELVDEKLDFTAWEGRTDALITWSSGSTGLPKGIVRSGRALLDDLERSRERMGYQASDVMLPLVPFSHFYGLTLVLTWWRLGCTLIVTPTNRLDQALKLGFENGATVVDATPSTLHSILNLTERRPQLLVELTTVRLWCVGGAPLSSTFAARFATTFGLPVLDGYGSNEAGNIALASPENPDGCGQPLAGVEVTIVDADGRPVPIGNTGEIIVRSPAMMVGYLAEDGSIARSGDGAYRTQDLGYWDTKGNLYVVGRKYAVHRLGHTLYPESIERRAEACGRPVKIVALDDERRGCQLVFVVADPDGAGAQQWRREIDALLPSYEQPNKVLVVEQFPLNANGKPDMVELRRLAGEASGDRAARPVVPVSALVSAGVPLPDRVRAVHDMIAFLKEQPEEVAGILTEISVRKAVDEEIEASIATLEGVVDELIRNRPKRVGRLAGFMSSNIILYTYVLHAVVPALFTERISLRASSQVAAQTHRLHELFAPVHGLPIELSTLNQRQFVSGPAAEADVVVFTGAYNNAEDLRRKLRRDQLMLFFGQGINPFVVGPEADGERAVEDAIRIRLHNSGQDCFGPDVFFVHAAVQDRFVHGLTKRLAEQRHGAYRDPDADYGALHYDSALRATAEFLLRNREYVVHGGEVDFRTGLVTPTVFLRDIDDPLDISEFFSPLFNVVVYEDAEQLEKLLFSPYFAERSMGAMVYGSEEALVAKLRERHTVAVNRTLLDVDNGNHAFGGRGVMANYAAYQGKRNAEPLLLSKAVAQYGIGV, encoded by the coding sequence GTGGAACTTCCCCAGGCGAGTCTGGTCACCGCCACCGGCGTGCGGACGGCGCAGGAGCTGACCGCCGACGCGCTCAGACTCGCGGCCGTGCTGCGCGAGACCGGCGTCAGAGCCGGCGAGCGCGTGCTGCTCAAGACCGACAACTCGCCGTCCATGGTGACCGCCCTGCTCGCGCTGATGCACCTCGACGTGTCGATCGTGCTGCTCGACGACCGGCAGACCGGCGTCGAGTGCGCCCGGGCCGCCACCCTGACCAAGGCACCGTGGGCCGTCTCCCGCGAGCCGGAGACGGTGGCCCCGCACACCCGGACCCTGCCGATCGAGCTCGGCCCCGAGCAGTCGAGGCAGCCCGAACTCGTCGACGAGAAGCTCGACTTCACGGCGTGGGAGGGCCGCACCGACGCCCTGATCACCTGGTCGTCCGGCTCCACCGGGCTGCCCAAGGGCATCGTCCGCTCCGGCCGGGCGCTGCTCGACGACCTGGAGCGCTCCCGGGAGCGGATGGGCTACCAAGCGAGCGACGTGATGCTGCCGCTGGTGCCGTTCTCGCACTTCTACGGCCTCACCCTGGTGCTGACCTGGTGGCGACTGGGCTGCACGCTGATCGTCACCCCGACCAACCGGCTCGACCAGGCGCTCAAGCTGGGCTTCGAGAACGGCGCGACGGTGGTGGACGCCACCCCGTCCACCCTGCACAGCATCCTCAACCTCACCGAGCGCCGCCCGCAGCTGCTGGTCGAGCTGACCACCGTGCGCCTGTGGTGCGTCGGCGGCGCGCCGCTGAGCAGCACCTTCGCGGCCAGGTTCGCCACCACCTTCGGCCTGCCGGTGCTGGACGGCTACGGCAGCAACGAGGCCGGCAACATCGCGCTGGCCAGCCCGGAGAACCCGGACGGCTGCGGGCAGCCACTGGCGGGCGTGGAGGTGACCATCGTCGACGCCGACGGGCGCCCGGTGCCGATCGGCAACACCGGCGAGATCATCGTGCGCAGCCCCGCGATGATGGTCGGCTACCTGGCCGAGGACGGCAGCATCGCCCGCTCCGGGGACGGCGCCTACCGCACCCAGGACCTCGGCTACTGGGACACCAAGGGCAACCTCTACGTGGTGGGCCGCAAGTACGCGGTGCACCGCCTGGGCCACACCCTCTACCCCGAGTCGATCGAGCGCCGGGCCGAGGCCTGCGGCCGGCCGGTGAAGATCGTCGCGCTGGACGACGAGCGGCGCGGCTGCCAGCTGGTCTTCGTGGTGGCCGACCCGGACGGCGCCGGGGCCCAGCAGTGGCGCCGCGAGATCGACGCGCTGCTGCCCTCCTACGAGCAGCCCAACAAGGTGCTGGTGGTCGAGCAGTTCCCGCTGAATGCCAACGGCAAGCCCGACATGGTGGAGCTGCGCCGCCTGGCCGGCGAGGCCAGCGGCGACCGGGCCGCCCGGCCGGTGGTGCCGGTCTCCGCGCTGGTCTCGGCCGGGGTGCCGCTGCCCGACCGGGTGCGGGCCGTGCACGACATGATCGCCTTCCTCAAGGAGCAGCCCGAGGAGGTGGCCGGGATCCTCACCGAGATCTCCGTCCGCAAGGCCGTGGACGAGGAGATCGAGGCCTCCATCGCCACCCTGGAGGGGGTGGTGGACGAGCTGATCCGCAACCGCCCCAAGCGGGTCGGCCGGCTGGCCGGCTTCATGTCCTCCAACATCATCCTCTACACCTACGTGCTGCACGCCGTGGTGCCCGCGCTCTTCACCGAGCGGATCTCACTGCGCGCCTCCAGCCAGGTCGCCGCCCAGACCCACCGGCTGCACGAGCTCTTCGCCCCCGTGCACGGCCTGCCGATCGAGCTCTCCACGCTCAACCAGCGCCAGTTCGTCAGCGGCCCGGCCGCCGAGGCCGACGTGGTGGTCTTCACCGGCGCGTACAACAACGCCGAGGACCTGCGCCGCAAGCTCCGCCGCGACCAGCTGATGCTCTTCTTCGGCCAGGGCATCAACCCCTTCGTGGTCGGCCCCGAGGCCGACGGCGAGCGGGCCGTGGAGGACGCGATCCGGATCCGGCTGCACAACTCCGGGCAGGACTGCTTCGGCCCGGACGTGTTCTTCGTGCACGCCGCCGTCCAGGACCGCTTCGTCCACGGCCTCACCAAGCGCCTCGCCGAGCAGCGCCACGGCGCCTACCGCGACCCGGACGCCGACTACGGCGCCCTGCACTACGACTCCGCGCTGCGCGCCACCGCCGAGTTCCTGCTGCGCAACCGGGAGTACGTGGTGCACGGCGGCGAGGTGGACTTCCGGACCGGTCTGGTCACCCCGACCGTGTTCCTGCGCGACATCGACGACCCGCTGGACATCAGCGAGTTCTTCTCCCCGCTGTTCAACGTGGTGGTCTACGAGGACGCCGAGCAGCTGGAGAAGCTGCTGTTCTCGCCGTACTTCGCCGAGCGGTCGATGGGCGCGATGGTCTACGGCAGCGAGGAGGCCCTGGTGGCCAAGCTGCGCGAGCGGCACACCGTCGCCGTCAACCGCACGCTGCTGGACGTGGACAACGGCAACCACGCGTTCGGCGGCCGGGGCGTGATGGCCAACTACGCGGCGTACCAAGGGAAGCGCAACGCCGAGCCGTTGCTGCTCTCCAAGGCCGTCGCCCAGTACGGAATCGGAGTCTGA
- a CDS encoding acyl-ACP desaturase, producing the protein MIPDALDLRDLELLHELESVVETNLERHLTAAKDWMPHDYVPWSEGRDFALLGGADWRPEDSRLDPVAKAAMIINLLTEDNLPSYHREIAAVFGTAGAWGEWVHRWTAEEARHGIALRDYLVVTRGVDPVELEHRRMAHMRAGYTKRGDTAVHDLAYVSFQELATRVSHRNTGRATGCPVADRLLTRISTDENLHMVFYRNLLNAALELRPNQTVQAIRDEVLGFEMPGSGEADFARSSVAIAKAGIYDLRLHHDEVIMPVLRFWKVFDRTDLSGDGERAREELADFMALLDTKAARFVEQRERLLARRAAPQAG; encoded by the coding sequence ATGATCCCGGACGCGCTCGATCTGCGTGACCTGGAACTCCTTCACGAACTCGAATCGGTGGTCGAGACCAATCTCGAACGCCATCTGACCGCCGCCAAGGACTGGATGCCCCACGACTACGTGCCGTGGAGCGAGGGCCGGGACTTCGCCTTACTGGGCGGTGCGGACTGGCGGCCGGAGGACTCCCGGCTGGACCCGGTCGCCAAGGCCGCGATGATCATCAACCTGCTGACCGAGGACAACCTGCCCTCCTACCACCGCGAGATCGCCGCCGTCTTCGGCACGGCCGGCGCCTGGGGCGAGTGGGTGCACCGCTGGACGGCGGAGGAGGCCCGGCACGGGATCGCCCTGCGCGACTACCTGGTGGTCACCCGGGGCGTCGACCCGGTGGAGCTGGAGCACCGCCGGATGGCCCACATGCGGGCCGGCTACACCAAGCGCGGCGACACCGCCGTCCACGACCTCGCCTACGTCTCCTTCCAGGAGTTGGCCACCCGGGTCTCGCACCGCAACACGGGCCGGGCCACCGGCTGTCCGGTCGCCGACCGGCTGCTCACCCGGATCTCCACCGACGAGAACCTGCACATGGTCTTCTACCGCAACCTGCTGAACGCCGCCCTGGAGCTGCGCCCGAACCAGACCGTGCAGGCCATCCGGGACGAGGTGCTCGGCTTCGAGATGCCGGGCAGCGGCGAGGCCGACTTCGCCCGCAGCTCGGTGGCCATCGCCAAGGCCGGCATCTACGACCTGCGGCTGCACCACGACGAGGTGATCATGCCGGTGCTCCGGTTCTGGAAGGTCTTCGACCGCACCGACCTCTCCGGCGACGGCGAGCGGGCCCGCGAGGAACTCGCGGACTTCATGGCCCTGTTGGACACCAAGGCCGCCCGGTTCGTCGAGCAGCGCGAGCGGCTGCTGGCCCGCCGCGCCGCGCCGCAGGCGGGGTGA
- the fabI gene encoding enoyl-ACP reductase FabI, with amino-acid sequence MGILAGKRILVTGVLTSDSIAFHVARLAQEQGAEVVLTGFGRLSLVERIAKRLPTPAPVLELDVTDQEHLDSLADRVREHVDGLDGVVHAIGFAPIEALGGNFLHTEWKDVSTALHVSTYSLKALAMATLPLLREGGSIVGLDFDATVAWSSYDWMGVAKAGLESCSRYLARHLGPQGIRVNLVAAGPLRTIAAKGIPGFEEFESTWDERAPLGWKAAEIEPTARTAVGLLSDWFPATTGEIVHADGGFHAMGD; translated from the coding sequence ATGGGAATCCTGGCCGGAAAACGAATACTGGTCACCGGTGTGCTGACCAGTGACTCGATCGCCTTCCACGTGGCGCGGCTCGCGCAGGAGCAGGGGGCGGAGGTGGTGCTCACCGGGTTCGGCCGCCTCAGCCTGGTGGAGCGGATCGCCAAGCGGCTGCCGACCCCGGCGCCGGTGCTCGAACTGGACGTGACCGACCAGGAGCACCTGGACTCGCTGGCCGACCGGGTGCGCGAGCACGTGGACGGGCTGGACGGGGTGGTGCACGCGATCGGTTTCGCGCCGATCGAGGCGCTGGGCGGCAACTTCCTGCACACCGAGTGGAAGGACGTGTCCACCGCGCTGCACGTCTCCACCTACTCGCTCAAGGCGCTGGCCATGGCCACCCTGCCGCTGCTGCGCGAGGGCGGCTCGATCGTCGGCCTGGACTTCGACGCCACCGTGGCCTGGTCCTCCTACGACTGGATGGGCGTGGCGAAGGCCGGCCTGGAGTCCTGCTCGCGGTACCTGGCCCGGCACCTGGGCCCGCAGGGCATCCGGGTCAACCTGGTCGCGGCGGGCCCGCTGCGCACCATCGCAGCCAAGGGCATCCCCGGCTTCGAGGAGTTCGAGTCGACCTGGGACGAGCGCGCGCCGCTGGGCTGGAAGGCCGCGGAGATCGAGCCAACCGCCCGGACGGCCGTCGGCCTGCTCTCCGACTGGTTCCCCGCGACCACCGGCGAGATCGTGCACGCCGACGGTGGTTTCCACGCGATGGGTGACTGA
- a CDS encoding type I polyketide synthase has translation MRDIAIVGMGCRFPGAQNPQEYWRLLLGGQRQFRSVPPERWDHAEYFDPTDLRGAKGSYTDRIAVIEGVDQFDAAHFRMSPRRVQNMDPQHRLLLQVSREALQDAGWERRPFDRATTGVFFAMSSAEYAEFTPDLKQIQPFAVPGTLLNMAAATVSQYYDLGGPSFTVDAACSSSLVALYEAVTHLRAGHCREAVVGGAYLALAPNGLVGFAKVGALSQAGVCRPFDRRADGFVLGEGVGVVVLRPLEEALAAGDRIYAVVRGVGASNDGTTDGPMTPRQEGQEVALRRAYADADCTLGSVGFLEAHGTATVVGDRTELEAIKAVRSTGEDRGEAYLSSVKSMIGHGLSAAGMAGLIKAALVLHHGTVVPQPETEVDPAVGLAEAGLRIAETPVPWPAEGAPRRAGVNSFGFGGTNVHVVLEDAPPVAPVAEVVRPELFLLSAGTPALLAEHLGQVLAELERQPEATLQELAWTLAQRAPLPARLAVVAAGFDELREKLRQAQMLLAERKLGVLGAAGYAGKAPLPVKKRSVAFLFPGQGSQRPGMLGDLYERFAPLRERAEALDGVLREQAGFSALEAVYGPEAATEAGRARLTGTDVCQPALGLLGLSVARLVEECGVRADLTLGHSVGEFPAAAVAGAIEDRAAVALLATRGRRMRVAESEGHGGMLAVRAGAERVEALLGGVEGAWASCWNHAGQTVVSGTPGGLAETARRCAAEGIGTLRLEVSNAFHSPLLAGTRAGITADLAGTPLTAPSLTFVSSVSGAECSDPERIRELWAEHALAPVRYAEAAAAAGAAGARIFVQLAGGRGLLSNTRQNLREVEGAHYVALSGDAPDEARTFLAGLGQLAVLGLPVDLTPLYETRPRLLSLPPSPLRTRRYWVDPQVVRAAPGPVVEPAPELPQTPVHVKEQAVNEVVSLMREQLAILRSLGVAEAAPAGAIPATAVAAVPGAAAPAATGQTAVVAPAGGAPAPAAPPASAVPGAGERAAIRSAVLGHIARISAFPVEQLHEDSLVVQELGFDSLMLTELLGSVQRSWPQLAGKLVPGTIAPRPTVREMVDTLAKLLGVEVAPVEVPTAAAAGAVVQESRIEDFPEARALAAQIDEPGTRNPYFLLHEGTATANTRIEGRELVCFSSYNYLGLSGHPAVKEAVTKALDAYGSSVSASRFLSGDRPVHRELEGELATLLGTEDAIVMVSGHATNVSVIGHLLGPGDLVVHDELAHDSILQGCKLSGARRLPFPHNDMRALDELLTRARAQCRRALIVVEGVYSMDGDLVDLPKLIEVKERHGALVLVDEAHSIGTIGKNGGGVGDHFGVDRSKVDLWAGTLSKSLSSCGGYVGGSEAVVRYLKYSVPGFVYSVGMTPPNTAAALAAIRLMRDEPERLERLRANAELFLAEARAAGLDTGPSSGSPVVPCVVGDSVLTLKLAEALFDRGISVNPIMYPAVPEAEARLRFFITSEHTEEQIRTSVAVVAEELRRLRAAN, from the coding sequence GTGCGCGACATCGCGATCGTAGGAATGGGCTGCCGCTTCCCCGGTGCGCAGAACCCCCAGGAGTACTGGCGGTTGCTGCTCGGCGGGCAACGGCAGTTCCGCTCGGTGCCCCCGGAGCGGTGGGACCACGCCGAGTACTTTGACCCGACCGACTTGCGGGGCGCCAAAGGCTCCTACACCGACCGGATCGCGGTGATCGAGGGCGTCGACCAGTTCGACGCCGCGCACTTCCGGATGTCCCCGCGCCGGGTGCAGAACATGGACCCGCAGCACCGGCTGCTGCTCCAGGTCTCCCGCGAGGCCCTGCAGGACGCCGGCTGGGAGCGCCGTCCGTTCGACCGCGCGACCACCGGCGTCTTCTTCGCGATGAGCAGCGCCGAGTACGCCGAGTTCACCCCCGACCTCAAGCAGATCCAGCCCTTCGCGGTGCCCGGCACCCTGCTCAACATGGCCGCCGCCACGGTCAGCCAGTACTACGACCTCGGCGGGCCCAGCTTCACCGTGGACGCCGCCTGCTCCTCCAGCCTGGTCGCGCTCTACGAGGCCGTCACCCACCTGCGGGCCGGCCACTGCCGGGAGGCCGTGGTCGGCGGCGCCTACCTGGCGCTCGCACCCAACGGCCTGGTCGGCTTCGCCAAGGTCGGCGCGCTCTCCCAGGCCGGCGTCTGCCGGCCCTTCGACCGGCGGGCCGACGGGTTCGTGCTCGGCGAGGGCGTCGGGGTCGTGGTGCTCCGGCCGCTGGAGGAGGCGCTGGCCGCCGGTGACCGGATCTACGCCGTGGTGCGCGGGGTCGGCGCCTCCAACGACGGCACTACCGACGGGCCGATGACGCCCCGTCAGGAGGGCCAGGAGGTGGCGCTGCGGCGGGCCTACGCCGATGCCGACTGCACGCTCGGGTCGGTCGGCTTCCTCGAGGCGCACGGCACGGCGACGGTGGTCGGCGACCGGACCGAGCTGGAGGCGATCAAGGCCGTCCGGAGCACCGGGGAGGACCGGGGCGAGGCGTATCTGTCCTCCGTCAAGAGCATGATCGGGCACGGGCTGAGCGCGGCCGGGATGGCCGGGCTGATCAAGGCCGCCCTGGTGCTGCACCACGGCACCGTCGTGCCCCAGCCCGAGACCGAGGTGGACCCGGCGGTCGGCCTGGCCGAGGCCGGGCTGCGGATCGCCGAGACCCCGGTGCCCTGGCCCGCCGAGGGGGCGCCTCGTCGGGCCGGGGTGAACAGCTTCGGCTTCGGCGGCACCAATGTGCACGTGGTGCTGGAGGACGCGCCGCCGGTGGCGCCGGTGGCGGAGGTGGTGCGGCCGGAGCTGTTCCTGCTGTCGGCCGGTACGCCCGCGCTGCTGGCCGAGCACCTCGGGCAGGTGCTCGCCGAGCTGGAGCGCCAACCCGAGGCGACACTCCAGGAGTTGGCCTGGACGCTGGCGCAGCGTGCGCCGCTGCCGGCCCGGCTGGCGGTGGTGGCGGCCGGGTTCGACGAGCTGCGGGAGAAGCTGAGGCAGGCTCAAATGCTGCTGGCTGAGCGTAAGTTGGGTGTGTTGGGCGCGGCCGGGTACGCGGGCAAGGCGCCGCTGCCGGTCAAGAAGCGGTCGGTGGCCTTCCTCTTCCCCGGCCAGGGCAGCCAGCGGCCCGGCATGCTGGGCGACCTGTACGAGCGGTTCGCCCCGCTGCGCGAGCGGGCCGAGGCGCTGGACGGGGTGCTGCGCGAGCAGGCCGGCTTCTCCGCGCTGGAGGCGGTGTACGGCCCCGAGGCGGCGACCGAGGCGGGCCGGGCCCGGCTGACCGGCACCGACGTCTGCCAGCCCGCGCTCGGCCTGCTCGGGCTCTCGGTGGCCCGGCTGGTCGAGGAGTGCGGGGTGCGGGCCGATCTGACCCTCGGCCACAGCGTGGGCGAGTTCCCGGCCGCCGCCGTGGCCGGGGCGATCGAGGACCGGGCGGCCGTCGCGCTGCTGGCCACCCGGGGCCGCCGGATGCGGGTCGCCGAATCCGAGGGCCACGGCGGCATGCTGGCCGTCCGGGCCGGGGCCGAGCGGGTCGAGGCGCTGCTCGGTGGCGTCGAGGGCGCCTGGGCCAGCTGCTGGAACCACGCGGGCCAGACGGTGGTCAGCGGCACTCCCGGCGGGCTCGCCGAGACCGCCCGCCGCTGCGCCGCCGAGGGCATCGGCACCCTGCGCCTGGAAGTCTCCAACGCCTTCCACTCGCCGCTGCTCGCCGGCACCCGGGCCGGCATCACCGCCGACCTGGCCGGCACTCCGCTGACCGCCCCCTCCTTGACCTTCGTCTCCTCGGTCAGCGGCGCCGAGTGCAGTGACCCGGAGCGGATCCGGGAGCTGTGGGCCGAGCACGCGCTGGCGCCGGTGCGGTACGCCGAGGCGGCAGCGGCCGCCGGTGCGGCGGGGGCCCGGATCTTCGTCCAACTGGCCGGTGGGCGTGGCCTGCTCTCCAACACCCGGCAGAACCTGCGGGAGGTGGAGGGCGCCCACTACGTCGCCCTCTCCGGCGATGCCCCCGACGAGGCCCGGACCTTCCTGGCCGGCCTCGGGCAGCTTGCGGTGCTCGGCCTGCCGGTGGACCTGACCCCGCTGTACGAGACCCGGCCCCGGCTGCTCTCGCTGCCGCCGTCGCCGCTGCGGACCCGCCGGTACTGGGTCGACCCGCAGGTGGTGCGGGCTGCACCCGGCCCGGTGGTCGAGCCCGCGCCCGAGCTGCCGCAAACCCCCGTGCACGTGAAGGAGCAAGCCGTGAACGAGGTCGTATCCCTGATGCGCGAGCAGCTCGCGATCCTGCGGAGCCTCGGCGTGGCCGAGGCGGCGCCGGCGGGCGCGATACCGGCCACGGCCGTGGCGGCGGTGCCGGGCGCTGCCGCGCCGGCGGCCACCGGGCAGACGGCCGTAGTGGCGCCGGCTGGTGGCGCGCCGGCACCGGCTGCGCCGCCGGCCTCCGCTGTGCCGGGGGCCGGTGAGCGGGCTGCCATCCGCAGTGCCGTGCTCGGCCACATCGCGCGGATCAGCGCCTTCCCGGTGGAGCAGCTGCACGAGGACAGCCTGGTGGTCCAGGAGCTCGGCTTCGACTCGCTGATGCTGACCGAGCTGCTGGGGTCGGTGCAGCGGAGCTGGCCGCAGCTCGCGGGCAAGCTGGTGCCCGGCACGATCGCGCCGAGGCCGACCGTGCGGGAGATGGTGGACACCCTCGCGAAGCTGCTGGGCGTCGAGGTGGCGCCGGTGGAGGTGCCGACCGCGGCTGCGGCCGGGGCGGTGGTGCAGGAGAGCCGGATCGAGGACTTCCCCGAGGCGCGGGCGCTGGCCGCGCAGATAGACGAACCCGGCACCCGGAACCCGTACTTCCTGCTGCACGAGGGCACGGCGACGGCCAACACCCGGATCGAGGGGCGCGAGCTGGTCTGCTTCTCCAGCTACAACTACCTGGGTCTGTCCGGGCACCCGGCGGTCAAGGAGGCCGTCACCAAGGCGCTGGACGCGTACGGGAGTTCGGTGTCGGCCAGCCGGTTCCTCTCCGGGGACCGGCCGGTGCACCGGGAGTTGGAGGGGGAGCTCGCCACGCTGCTGGGCACCGAGGACGCGATCGTCATGGTGAGCGGGCACGCGACCAACGTCTCGGTGATCGGGCACCTGCTCGGGCCGGGCGACCTGGTGGTGCACGACGAGCTCGCGCACGACAGCATCCTGCAGGGCTGCAAGCTCTCGGGTGCCCGCCGACTGCCCTTCCCGCACAACGACATGCGGGCCCTGGACGAGCTGCTCACCCGGGCCCGGGCGCAGTGCCGCCGGGCGCTGATCGTGGTCGAGGGCGTGTACAGCATGGACGGCGACCTGGTCGACCTGCCGAAGCTGATCGAGGTCAAGGAGAGACACGGCGCGCTGGTGCTGGTGGACGAGGCGCACAGCATCGGCACCATCGGCAAGAACGGCGGCGGGGTCGGCGACCACTTCGGGGTGGACCGCTCCAAGGTCGACCTCTGGGCCGGCACGCTCTCCAAGTCGCTCTCCAGCTGCGGCGGTTACGTCGGCGGCTCGGAGGCCGTGGTGCGCTACCTGAAGTACAGCGTGCCGGGGTTCGTCTACAGCGTCGGCATGACGCCGCCGAACACCGCCGCCGCGCTGGCCGCCATCCGGCTGATGCGGGACGAGCCCGAGCGGCTGGAGCGGCTGCGGGCCAACGCCGAGCTCTTCCTGGCCGAGGCCCGGGCGGCCGGCCTGGACACCGGGCCGAGCTCCGGCTCGCCCGTGGTGCCCTGTGTGGTCGGCGATTCGGTGCTGACGCTGAAGCTGGCCGAGGCGCTGTTCGACCGGGGGATCAGTGTGAACCCGATCATGTACCCCGCCGTGCCGGAGGCCGAGGCGCGGCTGCGCTTCTTCATCACCTCCGAGCACACCGAGGAGCAGATCCGCACCTCGGTGGCGGTGGTCGCCGAGGAGCTGCGGCGCCTGCGCGCCGCCAACTGA
- a CDS encoding MMPL family transporter, whose amino-acid sequence MGSKPPLALRRSRLVLWVSLVLLVLSGVLAGGASGAMKSGGFDDPASDSAQAARLLAAEFPSGQANLVLLVQNQQGTVDDPQAAEAGKHLLATLAGEPGVHLVASYFTAADPSLRSADGHSALTTVNVNGDEDAVAKATTRLHERLAEESGPLTVRFGGVAQVTNDLTDQTDNDLALSEAVALPLTLILLFFVFRGVLAALLPLFIGLLSISGSLAVLHGLGRLTSVSVFAVNLTSALGLGLAVDYSLLIVSRYREERAGGLPGPQALTATLRTAGRTVVFSGAIVAAVLSTLLVFKQYFLSSFAYTGVAVVVITVLCALLPLPAALLLVGDRIDRWSLAGRAKEQPEVADRRWGRIAGATMRRSWLTGGLVVALLLAMAWPLAKAQFGVPDERALPQGSESRVVAEQARGHFPGDVAGTLSLVGPDWPGGEGLAEYAARLSAVPHVTAVTSAAGRYEHGSRTAPAGPDLTAGAATLLVVDHDVVPYSPAGEQLVKQVRAVAVPGGHRVFAGGLPAQYLDVTASIGDRLPLGIGLATLLTLVLLCLATGSVLLPLKAVVFNTLGLGAVLGAMVWVFQSGHLASLFGVTPAPIAVTIPVLLLCIAYALSMDYEMFVLSRIKERYRASGDPYLSVREGLGGSGPIITAAAAILAVSFFSTAISGVSLAKLFGLGTGLAVILDAVLVRGVLVPAFLQVFGAAAWWAPGPVKRLTERISGAVGEH is encoded by the coding sequence GTGGGTTCGAAACCGCCGTTGGCGCTGCGCAGGTCGCGCCTGGTGCTCTGGGTCAGCCTGGTGCTGCTGGTGCTGAGCGGAGTGCTGGCGGGCGGGGCCTCCGGGGCGATGAAGAGCGGCGGGTTCGACGACCCGGCCTCGGATTCGGCCCAGGCGGCCCGGCTGCTGGCGGCCGAATTCCCGTCCGGGCAGGCGAACTTGGTGCTGCTGGTGCAGAACCAGCAGGGCACGGTGGACGACCCGCAGGCCGCTGAGGCCGGCAAGCACCTGCTGGCCACCTTGGCCGGCGAGCCGGGGGTCCATCTGGTGGCCAGCTACTTCACCGCGGCCGACCCGAGCCTGCGCTCGGCGGACGGCCACAGCGCGCTGACCACCGTGAACGTGAACGGTGACGAGGACGCCGTGGCCAAGGCCACCACCCGCCTGCACGAGCGACTGGCCGAGGAGAGCGGGCCGTTGACGGTGAGGTTCGGCGGGGTGGCCCAGGTGACCAACGACCTCACCGACCAGACCGACAACGACCTCGCGCTCTCCGAGGCGGTCGCCCTGCCACTGACCCTGATCCTGCTGTTCTTCGTCTTCCGGGGCGTACTGGCCGCGCTGCTGCCGCTGTTCATCGGCCTGCTGTCGATCTCCGGCTCGCTGGCCGTGCTCCACGGACTGGGCCGGCTCACCTCCGTCTCGGTCTTCGCGGTCAACCTGACCTCGGCGCTCGGCCTCGGCCTGGCGGTGGACTACAGCCTGCTGATCGTCTCGCGCTACCGGGAGGAACGGGCCGGCGGGCTGCCGGGGCCGCAGGCGCTGACCGCCACGCTGCGCACGGCCGGGCGCACCGTGGTCTTCAGCGGGGCGATCGTGGCGGCGGTGCTCAGCACCCTGCTGGTGTTCAAGCAGTACTTCCTGAGCTCCTTCGCCTACACCGGCGTGGCCGTGGTGGTCATCACGGTGCTCTGCGCGCTGCTCCCGCTGCCGGCCGCGCTGCTGCTGGTCGGCGACCGGATCGACAGGTGGAGCCTGGCCGGGCGGGCCAAGGAGCAGCCGGAGGTGGCGGACCGCCGCTGGGGCCGGATCGCGGGGGCCACCATGCGGCGGTCCTGGCTGACCGGCGGGCTGGTGGTGGCGCTGCTGCTGGCGATGGCCTGGCCGCTGGCCAAGGCGCAGTTCGGGGTGCCGGACGAGCGGGCGCTGCCCCAGGGCTCGGAGAGCAGGGTGGTGGCCGAGCAGGCACGCGGCCACTTCCCCGGCGACGTGGCCGGCACGCTCTCGCTGGTCGGCCCGGACTGGCCGGGCGGCGAGGGGCTGGCCGAGTACGCGGCCCGGCTCTCCGCCGTGCCGCACGTGACGGCGGTGACCAGCGCCGCCGGGCGGTACGAGCACGGCAGCCGGACCGCCCCGGCGGGCCCGGACCTGACGGCCGGTGCGGCCACCCTGCTGGTGGTCGACCACGACGTGGTGCCGTACTCCCCGGCCGGCGAGCAGCTGGTCAAGCAGGTGCGCGCGGTCGCGGTGCCCGGTGGTCACCGGGTGTTCGCCGGCGGGCTGCCCGCGCAGTACCTCGACGTGACAGCCTCGATCGGCGACCGGTTGCCGCTCGGCATCGGCCTGGCCACCCTGCTCACCCTGGTGCTGCTCTGCCTGGCCACGGGCAGCGTGCTGCTGCCGCTCAAGGCCGTGGTGTTCAACACGCTGGGGCTCGGCGCGGTGCTCGGGGCGATGGTCTGGGTGTTCCAGTCCGGGCACCTGGCGAGCCTGTTCGGCGTCACCCCGGCGCCCATCGCGGTGACCATCCCGGTGCTGCTGCTCTGCATCGCGTACGCGCTCTCGATGGACTACGAGATGTTCGTGCTCTCGCGGATCAAGGAACGCTACCGGGCGAGCGGAGACCCGTACCTCAGCGTGCGGGAGGGCCTCGGCGGCAGCGGGCCGATCATCACCGCCGCCGCCGCGATCCTCGCGGTCTCGTTCTTCTCGACCGCCATCTCCGGCGTCTCGCTGGCCAAGCTGTTCGGCCTCGGCACCGGGCTCGCGGTGATCCTCGACGCGGTGCTGGTGCGCGGGGTGCTGGTGCCCGCCTTCCTCCAGGTCTTCGGTGCCGCCGCCTGGTGGGCGCCGGGGCCGGTGAAGCGCCTCACCGAGCGGATCTCGGGAGCCGTGGGAGAGCACTGA